One window from the genome of Nitrososphaerota archaeon encodes:
- a CDS encoding RNA-binding protein, with protein sequence MILLRRLLEMSFRQSIRVPSDRLGALVGKQGKVRKWVEEICSVKLEINSDSGEVNVISGADLEKSDPLKAVQIVNAIAKGFSPERSARLLKEDNLLDIMDLTAYAGKSRNSIERIKGRVIGYRGKARRVIEELTGTYVSVYGHTVAVIGTSNQIRQMQEALDMLVSGSPHKAVYSMLQRKRSQAKLERLKLWEESPIG encoded by the coding sequence ATGATCTTGTTAAGGAGATTGTTGGAGATGAGCTTTCGTCAATCAATTCGAGTCCCGTCTGACAGGCTTGGTGCACTGGTCGGCAAACAGGGTAAGGTGAGGAAGTGGGTAGAAGAGATTTGCTCAGTAAAATTGGAGATAAACAGCGACTCTGGAGAGGTTAACGTAATTTCAGGTGCAGATTTGGAGAAATCTGATCCTTTAAAGGCTGTTCAGATTGTCAATGCGATTGCCAAAGGTTTCTCTCCTGAAAGGTCTGCAAGGCTGCTGAAAGAGGATAATTTGCTCGACATTATGGATCTCACTGCCTATGCTGGGAAGTCAAGGAATTCGATCGAACGCATTAAAGGGAGAGTTATTGGGTATCGGGGGAAGGCAAGGAGAGTAATCGAGGAATTGACAGGAACTTATGTTTCGGTTTATGGACATACCGTCGCTGTGATAGGAACTTCGAACCAGATCAGGCAAATGCAAGAAGCGTTAGATATGCTAGTTTCGGGAAGCCCCCACAAGGCGGTTTATTCGATGCTACAAAGAAAACGATCTCAAGCAAAGCTTGAAAGGCTAAAACTGTGGGAGGAGAGCCCGATTGGTTAG
- a CDS encoding serine protein kinase RIO, with protein sequence MNSEESTNEIVMKRALRQVFKHEKENRFLTRRSEDFQVIEEVFDKPTLMTLYSMMNSGFFAHLNGVVGSGKESRVYWGVSNVGKDVAVKIYLMVSADYKKRTLYISGDPRFRTTKRWSHRLVEIWAQKEFRNLKTAFVNSVRVPRPIAVRRNILVTEFIGERGKPPPLLAESEVTKSDYKSIIEMITKLYRKAKLVHADLSEFNIFKGRELVIFDMGSSVDVRHPMSREFLTRDLTNINRFFSKNRIPIVPLDDLVKEIVGDELSSINSSPV encoded by the coding sequence TTGAATTCTGAAGAAAGTACAAATGAGATTGTCATGAAGAGAGCACTCAGGCAGGTATTCAAGCATGAGAAGGAGAACCGCTTCCTGACTAGAAGATCTGAAGATTTTCAGGTCATTGAAGAGGTCTTTGACAAGCCTACATTAATGACTCTCTATTCCATGATGAATTCTGGATTTTTTGCACACCTAAACGGCGTAGTAGGTTCTGGAAAGGAATCGAGGGTGTACTGGGGTGTCAGTAATGTGGGTAAGGACGTTGCAGTGAAGATTTACCTTATGGTTTCTGCAGACTACAAGAAAAGAACACTCTACATTTCTGGTGATCCTCGATTCAGAACTACGAAACGTTGGTCGCATAGATTGGTGGAAATCTGGGCTCAGAAAGAATTTAGAAATCTTAAAACTGCATTTGTAAATAGCGTAAGAGTTCCAAGGCCTATTGCCGTCAGAAGAAATATCTTGGTTACAGAGTTCATTGGGGAGAGGGGAAAACCTCCACCATTGCTTGCAGAAAGTGAGGTTACTAAATCTGACTACAAGAGCATCATTGAAATGATCACAAAGCTGTACAGGAAGGCGAAGTTAGTCCATGCAGACTTGTCGGAGTTTAATATATTCAAGGGAAGAGAGCTCGTTATATTCGATATGGGCTCTTCTGTCGATGTGCGACATCCTATGAGTCGAGAATTCTTGACACGGGATTTAACCAACATTAACCGTTTCTTTTCTAAAAACAGAATACCTATAGTCCCGCTGGATGATCTTGTTAAGGAGATTGTTGGAGATGAGCTTTCGTCAATCAATTCGAGTCCCGTCTGA
- a CDS encoding DNA topoisomerase VI subunit B: MVSAQVSFSEISPSEFFYRNRDLAGFSNPARALYMATRELVENSLDACETGGVLPDLYTRITPLDPNAEAADPRAYVLKVQDNGPGIEPKHAPNAFGRVFYGSKFKLRQARGMFGMGGTMAILYGQITTNKPVKITTSIDGKKFYSFTMLIDIQENKPNILSQETIEGDGHTGTSVEIILQGDFLRSSQKIADYFRQTALVNPYANITYVDPTGRLSSYAKATETMPTPPQETEPHPHGIDVEAMRRLLRQSEKKTLLKLLVEDFHRVGERTAIKFLEFAKITPQIEPKALNNEDIVKIVDAMHKFAEFLAPDASCLSPLGEEILKAGIQKELQPEFLATEIRPPSAYSGFPFIVEVGLAYGGKFLQEGKRLFRFANRIPLLYDEANDVAWKVLNEEIDWRNYKIPENAPIAIITHICSTKVPYKTVGKEYLADRPELERELKNATREVLRQLKTYLSRKGSMEMVKRKMNIYGKYLPLIARFAQELSQASRPPRYRALLGEHTRDEKTEVLGESQVEQAQEEEKQSKLEEFANV, translated from the coding sequence TTGGTTAGCGCGCAAGTTTCTTTCAGCGAAATTTCTCCCAGTGAATTCTTCTATCGGAACAGAGACCTTGCTGGGTTCAGCAATCCTGCTAGGGCCCTATACATGGCTACGAGGGAATTGGTTGAGAATTCGCTGGATGCATGCGAAACTGGAGGCGTCTTACCTGATCTGTATACAAGGATAACTCCCCTAGATCCTAATGCAGAGGCTGCAGACCCCAGAGCTTACGTACTCAAGGTGCAAGATAATGGCCCCGGCATAGAACCCAAACATGCTCCAAACGCCTTCGGAAGGGTATTCTACGGTTCGAAGTTCAAACTAAGACAGGCAAGAGGAATGTTTGGTATGGGCGGCACTATGGCCATACTTTACGGCCAGATTACTACAAACAAACCTGTTAAGATTACAACATCCATTGATGGCAAGAAGTTCTATTCTTTCACAATGCTTATTGATATTCAGGAAAACAAGCCCAATATACTTTCGCAAGAAACCATTGAAGGTGATGGGCACACTGGAACTTCTGTTGAAATTATCCTTCAGGGAGATTTTCTTCGCTCCTCGCAGAAGATCGCCGATTATTTCAGGCAGACAGCACTTGTGAACCCGTATGCAAATATAACTTATGTCGATCCCACTGGAAGGCTATCATCCTATGCAAAAGCTACTGAAACCATGCCAACTCCCCCACAGGAAACTGAACCACATCCTCACGGAATTGACGTTGAAGCCATGCGCAGGCTGCTTAGACAATCGGAGAAGAAGACATTGCTGAAACTGCTTGTTGAAGATTTTCATAGAGTAGGAGAAAGGACTGCCATCAAGTTCCTTGAGTTCGCTAAGATTACTCCACAAATAGAGCCGAAGGCGCTGAACAATGAAGATATAGTCAAAATTGTGGACGCTATGCACAAGTTCGCTGAATTCCTTGCCCCCGATGCGAGCTGTCTTTCGCCATTGGGCGAGGAGATACTCAAGGCAGGTATTCAGAAGGAGCTCCAACCAGAGTTTCTGGCTACGGAGATAAGACCGCCATCTGCGTATTCTGGCTTTCCTTTCATAGTTGAAGTTGGGCTTGCCTATGGAGGTAAGTTCCTGCAAGAGGGGAAAAGACTGTTCAGGTTTGCCAACAGAATCCCATTGCTGTACGATGAGGCTAATGATGTTGCATGGAAGGTTCTAAACGAAGAGATAGACTGGAGGAACTACAAGATACCTGAAAACGCTCCTATTGCTATTATAACTCACATCTGTTCGACAAAGGTTCCGTACAAGACCGTTGGGAAAGAATACCTTGCAGACAGGCCAGAGCTAGAGAGGGAGCTGAAGAATGCGACAAGGGAAGTTCTGCGTCAGCTCAAGACCTACCTTTCAAGAAAGGGTTCTATGGAAATGGTCAAGAGGAAAATGAACATTTACGGCAAGTATCTTCCTTTGATAGCAAGATTTGCGCAAGAGCTTTCTCAGGCCAGCAGACCCCCACGTTATCGAGCTTTGTTGGGAGAGCATACACGTGACGAAAAAACCGAAGTGCTAGGAGAGAGTCAAGTAGAGCAGGCGCAAGAAGAGGAGAAGCAAAGTAAACTTGAAGAATTCGCAAACGTCTAA
- a CDS encoding DNA topoisomerase IV subunit A, with translation MGKKVYNDLDQKRFPQVEFPSRSVRNIVYDNKLKQYILGANNVTRSTGNIKHVRPFTQLFWLAYFANQLVSESKTSTLRDVFYSSQAFDIDFVDQPESDEIITDLEAVITRPREDFNIYPEERSAIFGDLTIEYTVPGYEGKRTNLSSHPDGYLIGPSLSTADFHDTSAEMIIAIEKGGLFTRFVEEKVHSRYKAIIIDTAGQAPRSTRYMLRRLNRELKLPVYILTDGDVYGEHIAMVIISGSVGAAHLRELTVSDAKWIGVWGSDIIKYKLPTIPMTDIDIKRISELKKDPRYKGGIWQRELDVFLKLKRKSELEAFSKYGLTTITDKYLPEKLQEAKSL, from the coding sequence ATGGGGAAAAAGGTCTACAATGACCTTGACCAGAAAAGGTTCCCACAGGTTGAATTTCCAAGCAGATCAGTGAGAAACATTGTGTACGATAACAAACTGAAACAGTACATACTCGGAGCTAATAATGTTACGCGCTCTACAGGTAACATCAAGCACGTTAGACCATTCACACAATTATTCTGGCTGGCTTACTTTGCTAACCAGCTGGTTTCTGAGTCTAAAACCTCTACGCTCAGGGATGTATTCTATTCATCGCAGGCGTTTGACATTGACTTTGTTGACCAGCCTGAATCTGATGAAATCATAACGGATCTTGAAGCGGTAATTACAAGACCAAGAGAAGATTTCAATATCTATCCAGAAGAAAGGTCTGCAATATTTGGCGACCTTACTATTGAATATACCGTGCCTGGTTATGAAGGCAAGAGGACTAACCTTTCGTCGCATCCAGATGGCTATCTCATTGGTCCTAGTTTGAGTACCGCAGACTTTCACGATACATCAGCAGAGATGATCATTGCGATAGAGAAGGGTGGTCTATTTACAAGGTTTGTTGAAGAAAAAGTGCATTCACGCTACAAAGCCATAATCATAGACACTGCGGGACAGGCCCCCCGCTCGACAAGGTACATGCTCAGAAGGTTGAATAGAGAACTCAAGCTCCCTGTGTATATTCTAACTGATGGAGATGTTTACGGAGAGCATATTGCCATGGTCATAATCTCTGGCTCTGTAGGCGCTGCTCACCTCCGAGAATTGACAGTTTCAGATGCCAAATGGATAGGCGTCTGGGGTTCGGATATCATAAAGTACAAACTTCCAACGATACCGATGACGGACATCGATATCAAGAGGATCTCTGAATTAAAGAAAGATCCCAGGTACAAGGGAGGAATATGGCAAAGAGAATTAGATGTATTTCTTAAGCTGAAGAGGAAGAGCGAGTTGGAAGCCTTCTCCAAATATGGCTTGACCACGATTACGGACAAATACCTGCCAGAGAAACTGCAAGAAGCGAAGAGTCTCTAG